One region of Hymenobacter sediminicola genomic DNA includes:
- a CDS encoding Maf family nucleotide pyrophosphatase translates to MKLVLASNSPRRRQLLSDLGLQYTVRLQEVDESYPEHLRRAEVAEYLAAHKAAAYRTTLAPDEVLLTADTIVCLGEEVLNKPADEAEAIRMLSNLQGQAHDVFTGVCLLAGDGRQVIFSEQTRVHFRSLSDSEIRFYVQQYKPLDKAGAYGAQDWIGMVAVTRLEGSYFNVMGLPVHRVWEELGLLTGQHLLPQ, encoded by the coding sequence ATGAAACTCGTGCTGGCCTCCAACTCACCGCGCCGCCGGCAGCTACTCTCCGACCTAGGGCTGCAGTACACTGTGCGGCTGCAGGAAGTGGATGAATCGTATCCGGAGCATCTGCGCCGGGCGGAAGTAGCCGAATATCTGGCGGCGCACAAAGCCGCCGCTTACCGAACAACCCTGGCCCCCGATGAGGTGCTATTGACGGCCGATACCATTGTCTGCCTAGGAGAGGAAGTGCTTAACAAGCCTGCCGACGAGGCCGAAGCTATTCGGATGCTGAGCAACCTGCAGGGGCAAGCCCACGACGTGTTTACCGGGGTGTGCCTGCTGGCCGGCGACGGTCGGCAGGTCATTTTTTCAGAGCAGACACGGGTACATTTTCGCAGTTTATCTGACTCAGAAATAAGATTCTACGTTCAGCAGTATAAACCACTGGATAAGGCAGGTGCCTATGGCGCGCAAGACTGGATTGGCATGGTCGCGGTAACCCGGCTGGAAGGCTCTTATTTCAACGTTATGGGCCTGCCAGTACACCGCGTGTGGGAAGAGCTGGGCCTGCTGACCGGCCAGCACCTACTGCCACAGTAG